GATGTTGAGGATTTCATCAAGGAGATGACCCACACAGTGTACTTTAATGAGGCCgaatgtgaagtgaagtgttcatgtgccttgtttgagatgagagggatactATGTAGACATGTGTTAGGCATTATGAGAGTTAACAAAGTCCGTTCGGTTCCTGAAAAGTACATACTAGATCGATGGCAGAAAGACATCAAAAGGACATACACTCTTATACGAAGTAGTTATGACTTAGTTGATCAGAGGCCTGAAGTTAGCAGATATTCACGTATCATCAAGAAATGCTATGAAGTAGCCACAAATGCATCTTCATGTGATGAGCACACTGAGGATATGTTAGATAAGCTAGATGCGATGAACTTAGGCTACCGCACCAAGACGCCGCCCTCGAAGGTTGTAACTACTGATGCCGAAACAACGACAGCTGTGAGTTCTAAGAAAGTATTGAGTCCTAATGTAGTCAAAGGAAAAGGTAGACCGCCATCTCttagaaaaaaatcaatgattgAGAAAGTAAAACACACGACGAAGAAGGCTAGTCAAAAAGGAAAGCGTAAACAGGTTAACTAAGTGCACTATTATGAATTTTCACGCTTTTATACTTTGTATATTTACTATTATAGAGCCATGAGAAGTGAGGAAGTGTTTATTCAGTACTTTAACACCatctttttttatctttgtaGCCGCATGGAATACAAGGCGTGGATGTTGGAACgtgcaggaatttatttggAGAAGCAGATGTTGGAACAACACAAAATGTTCCAGTTCAGGTAACATTTTCGGGGTTTTCAATGATAggagaattaattttttaagataataCATAAGCTTTTATACTTTTCACTAATATTCTACTTATGTATTGTTAGCCGTCACAATACACTACCGAAGTGTTGGACTTTAGTGCAACCGAAGTAGGCTTTGCAGTGAATgagactcaagaaagtgtaaatgGCTTTCTTTATGTTTGTCATACTGTGTAAATGTTCCATAATAAAGTCCTCATGTTGGGTTGATTTTTAAATACTTCTTTATGTTCACAGATGCAAATTGGGTTGGATGGAACCCAGCCGGAATTCATGCATGAGACACAACCGTCACAATAAGTCAGTTAATGGGGTTTGTATCTCGAAATTAATGCACTTTGTGTAAATTATAATTTGCTCAAATACGTGAGTAGTACCATATTTGCTGTTAATTTATGGgagttttatatattctttatgtTCAGATTTGGAAATCATCTATGGGAGTTTGATGTGTTGAAGGACAGATTTGGTGTGCTGTGGTATCAGTTTTGTACAAAAAGGAAGAGTAAGGGGAAGGGTATTGGGCACTCAAGCAGCTCggtgttatatattttttgagatgGGCACTCAAGCAGCCCAGATTAGTGAAGCCAAACACTCTAAAGCACAAACagctgttatatatattttttgttgggtAACATCTTTcaattgtaattattttgtgataattttaGTGAAGTTATGGATGAGtggttgttattattttttgatgaaaaacaacCAGCTCAAATGCAAAGTACTGCATTTATAGTGTTTTGTATATGTGTAAATATTCCATGTTAATATTTGATGGGTACGATGAGTGgttgttaatattttttattgaaaatagacCACTCGTTGATGGGTAACTTGAGTGAATGGTTTGTTGTGTCCTACTTCAGGGTTATTATTTGCAAGATGTTGAACTGGCATTACACTACCCAAGTTAGCCACAAATGTCAGGATGTTGATGGCCACATTAACAACCACCATATGTTTTAttcttgttatatatatatatatatataattttttatatattttttcatctatAGTGTAgcttttatttaatacatatatagatatatatagacCCGTTGTCATGGTatgtctctttatttatttatttaagatcaGTTTGATATGTAAAGTTTGTCTACGAAGTCCAGATTTTCTATTATGTTTTGGTCTATCCAAACATTCACCTTAAGTGGTCTGTTGAGGCGGACTTCAAGTTTGTAACTATGGTGTCGTGTGCAATGTAGATGAGTGGTTTGTTGATGCCAGATTTAAAGTTGGACAAGCAGGTGTCGTGACACAGAGTTGTTAACTTGCCCAGATATGACCTAAAGATATGACCAATTCCAACTTTACATAGCA
This genomic window from Carya illinoinensis cultivar Pawnee chromosome 7, C.illinoinensisPawnee_v1, whole genome shotgun sequence contains:
- the LOC122316326 gene encoding uncharacterized protein LOC122316326, which codes for MLATLPTLHRKDGVIATYHIEDEVDVEDFIKEMTHTVYFNEAECEVKCSCALFEMRGILCRHVLGIMRVNKVRSVPEKYILDRWQKDIKRTYTLIRSSYDLVDQRPEVSRYSRIIKKCYEVATNASSCDEHTEDMLDKLDAMNLGYRTKTPPSKVVTTDAETTTAVSSKKVLSPNVVKGKGRPPSLRKKSMIEKVKHTTKKASQKGKRKQPHGIQGVDVGTCRNLFGEADVGTTQNVPVQPSQYTTEVLDFSATEVGFAVNETQESMQIGLDGTQPEFMHETQPSQ